The following are from one region of the Platichthys flesus chromosome 2, fPlaFle2.1, whole genome shotgun sequence genome:
- the LOC133962732 gene encoding golgin subfamily A member 7-like, producing the protein MAETHSLQDLQQPGVSSKVFVQRDYSSGTICKFQTKFPSDLESRLDKQQFEETIQTLNNLYAEAEKLGGKSYLEGCLACLTAYTIFLCMETHYEKVLKKITRYIKDQNEKIYAPRGLLLTDPIERGLRVVEITIFEDRNVGSGR; encoded by the exons ATGGCTGAg ACCCACAGTTTACAGGACCTTCAGCAGCCAGGTGTCTCCTCCAAGGTGTTCGTCCAGAGGGACTACAGCTCAGGAACCATCTGCAAATTCCAAACAAAGTTCCCCTCTGACCTGGAGTCAAGA cTTGATAAGCAGCAGTTTGAGGAGACCATCCAGACTTTAAACAACCTGTATGCAGAGGCTGAGAAGCTCGGGGGGAAGTCATACTTGGAGGGCTGTCTGGCTTGTCTGACTGCGTACACCATCTTCCTCTGTATGGAGACCCACTATGAAAAG GTCTTAAAGAAGATCACCAGGTACATTAAGGACCAGAATGAGAAGATATATGCTCCCAGGGGCTTGCTGCTCACTGACCCCATAGAGAGAGGCCTCAGAGTT GTTGAAATCACCATCTTTGAAGACAGAAATGTTGGCTCTGGAAGATAA
- the r3hcc1 gene encoding R3H and coiled-coil domain-containing protein 1, translating into MEELETYQQNNSHESVLLFPSLPSRLRYLIHKTIEDLPELTTFSVGESWCRRVVVCHSELRGEMEEDRDLESNNSLCEEPLKSREEVDGVAKSKPSSTSQSRAPKRPDKPLYLPRVARERLSLKGSQEPTLHKEPPSPASCSGSCISSSSDSCSCHETTENTTSSSTSGQEPLQHVADSVHNLTEDSSVHTTLEEKQKMLLRLDEAEAVVWDQTASSFTDMTLEDNASVPNNTQIEDSTDADDVTEEIKVHLKEAVSFSIEHVHSDFSIYENVCISPDGFSHVIEIYDFPQIFKTDDLLDAFTEYSDGGMKITWVDNTHALGVFASESAALHALSISHPLLKVRALAEASKKSKGKAMQRAEFIQPVKERPRTDCAVARRMVTRALGLQTRGRAPRY; encoded by the exons atggaggagctggaaacaTACCAGCAGAACAACAGCCATGAGAG CGTGCTCCTGTTCCCGTCTCTACCCAGCAGACTGCGGTACCTGATTCACAAGACCATAGAAGACCTGCCGGAGCTCACCACCTTCTCAGTCGGAGAGAGCTGGTGTCGCAGGGTGGTGGTCTGCCACTCTGAGCTCAG gggagagatggaggaggacagggactTGGAGAGCAACAATAGCTTGTGTGAAGAGCCTCTAAAaagcagggaggaggtggatggtGTTGCCAAATCTAAACCTTCAAGCACATCACAAAGCCGAGCACCTAAGAGGCCAGACAAACCTCTTTACCTGCCTCGAGTTGCCCGGGAGAGACTGTCCCTGAAAGGCTCGCAGGAACCCACATTACATAAAGAGCCACCAAGTCCTGCCTCTTGTAGCGGTAGCTGCATTAGTAGCTCATCTGACTCTTGTTCCTGCCATGAAACTACAGAAAACACTACGTCCTCATCCACATCCGGACAAGAACCACTCCAGCATGTAGCAGACAGTGTCCACAACCTTACTGAGGACAGTTCAGTGCATACTACTctggaagagaaacaaaagatgTTGCTGAGGTTGGATGAAGCTGAGGCCGTTGTCTGGGACCAGACGGCATCTTCCTTCACTGACATGACTCTGGAGGACAATGCTAGTGTGCCAAACAACACCCAGATAGAAGACAGCACCGATGCAGATGATGTAACTGAAGAG ATCAAGGTACACCTGAAAGAGGCAGTGTCCTTCTCCATTGAACACGTCCACAGCGACTTCTCTATTTATGAGAATGTGTGCATCAGTCCGGATGGGTTTAGTCATGTGATCGAGATCTATGATTTCCCGCAAATTTTCAAAACAGACGACCTGCTGGATGCCTTCACAGAATACAG tgatGGTGGAATGAAGATCACGTGGGTGGACAACACACATGCCCTGGGGGTTTTTGCCAGTGAATCAGCAG CTCTCCATGCCCTCTCCATCTCCCATCCACTGCTGAAGGTACGAGCATTGGCTGAAGCAAGTAAAAAATCCAAAGGCAAAGCCATGCAACGAGCAG AGTTTATCCAGCCTGTGAAGGAACGCCCAAGGACAGACTGTGCTGTCGCCAGGCGGATGGTAACCAGAGCCCTGGGCCTGCAGACACGAGGCAGAGCGCCGCGATATTGA